One stretch of Toxoplasma gondii ME49 chromosome XI, whole genome shotgun sequence DNA includes these proteins:
- a CDS encoding hypothetical protein (encoded by transcript TGME49_309540~Signal peptide predicted by SignalP 2.0 HMM (probability 0.887) with cleavage site probability 0.458 at residue 49~Predicted trans-membrane domain (TMHMM2.0):33-56) translates to MALLYRGARQQNERSLQQAMGDSSKALARMMARFLACLLFASIMAPAWTSFSVASTGEDVSAGELVGEQTERPVISLPDVISDKPSAETAATEPALLRLTSTGEQTNIIAGEYISVGRFLKREYDDGDLGYFSAVSGLACRAAVEGFLRAYEETRFAEEAVTSNGTAEVERAPWIPQLLSSTKVKRTFSLMRQQGRIFLTDARLMNMIFHIKAVTARLLRGSSAQRQFKNKATTFGYSTMCRRDCAEAITEHLSQTKIAPATSRKALQTDPLSRLQNDWRSIVLCNTGG, encoded by the exons ATGGCATTACTGTACCGTGGCG CGCGACAACAAAACGAGCG GTCACTACAGCAAGCCATGGGCGACTCTTCAAAAGCTCTTGCCCGAATGATGGCGCGAtttctcgcctgtcttctctttgctaGCATAATGGCGCCAGCCTGGAcgtccttctccgtcgccaGCACTGGAGAAGATGTCTCAGCGGGAGAACTCGTCGGCGAACAAACAGAACGCCCTGTCATATCTCTACCGGATGTGATCTCCGACAAGCCGTCAGCAGAAACTGCTGCAACAG AGCCAGCACTCTTGCGCCTCACATCGACAGGAGAACAAACGAACATTATTGCTGGAGAGTATATCTCAG TCGGACGGTTCCTCAAACGAGAATACGATGATGGTGACCTTGGATATTTTTCTGCTGTATCCGGTCTGGCGTGTCGGGCCGCAGTCGAAGGATTTCTTCGTGCTtacgaagaaacgcgattCGCCGAGGAGGCTGTGACATCTAACGGAACAgcggaagtggagagagctCCCTGGATTCCCCAACTCCTGTCTTCCACTAAGGTCAAAAGAACGTTTTCCCTCATGAGGCAGCAAG GCCGTATATTCCTAACTGATGCTCGACTGATGAACATGATCTTTCACATCAAGGCAGTCACTGCTCGGCTACTCAGGG GCTCGTCAGCACAGCGACAGTTCAAGAATAAGGCAACGACCTTTGGCTACTCTACGATGTGCCGAAGGGATTGTGCTGAGGCAATTACAGAACACCTTAGCCAGACAAAGATCGCCCCGGCAACAAGCAGGAAAGCTCTCCAAACAGACC CTCTATCACGTCTGCAGAACGACTGGCGGAGTATTGTCCTGTGCAATACAGGAGGCTGA
- a CDS encoding nmda receptor glutamate-binding chain (encoded by transcript TGME49_309560~Predicted trans-membrane domain (TMHMM2.0):56-77:91-114:118-141:145-168:174-197:201-224:236-259): protein MDTKSENSIATGVGPTPVGRVPSYYDPEIGGAARTAQEEIDERIFTKEIRQGFIRKVYAIIAMQLILTAAVTSLFLFVDPIRTWFLLHGQPVFIVATVVLFATTIPLLCCDGVLRRFPYNYLLLCAFTLAESILVAGVTAHYSEKTVLIAVAGTAVITIGLSLFACQVKYDFTSWVGVLFILTLNLMIFGIFCIFLPKWAQVLYSSLALLLFSIYLVVDTQLLVGRGKLRLSEDDYIVAALMIYVDIITIFLQLLRLVAAATDNN from the exons ATGGACACAAAATCCGAGAATTCAATCGCAACGGGGGTGGGACCTACCCCAGTCGGGCGGGTTCCCTCGTACTACGACCCAGAGATTGGCGGAGCCGCGCGGACCGCCCAAGAGGAGATTGACGAGAGAATCTTTACAAAAGAGATCCGACAGGGGTTCATTCG gaAGGTGTATGCGATCATCGCTATGCAGCTGATCCTTACAGCGGCGGTGacctcgctttttcttttcgtagATCCCATTCGTACTTGGTTTCTGCTCCATGGACAGCCTGTTTTCATCGTCGCCACAG TTGTCCTGTTCGCGACGACGATTCCTCTGCTGTGCTGCGACGGCGTCTTGCGTCGGTTTCCGTACAACTACCTGCTGCTCTGTGCCTTCACGCTGGCGGAGTCGATTCTGGTTGCAGGGGTGACCGCACACtacagcgagaagacagtTTTGATCGCAGTTGCGGGGACGGCAGTGATTACAATcggtttgtctcttttcgcttgTCAAGTCAAGTACGATTTCACGTCGTGGGTCGGCGTTCTGTTCATTTTGACGCTGAATCTGATGATCTTTGGcatcttctgcatcttcttgcCTAAGTGGGCGCAAGTTCTCTACTCCAGTCTCGCcctcctgcttttctccaTCTACCTCGTTGTCGACACGCAGCTGCTCGTGGGCAGGGGCAAACTGCGACTCAGCGAAGACGACTACATTGTTGCGGCGCTCATGATTTACGTTGACATCATCACGATCTTCCTCCAGCTCCTCCGGCTCGTCGCCGCAGCCACAGACAACAACTAA
- a CDS encoding hypothetical protein (encoded by transcript TGME49_309530~Predicted trans-membrane domain (TMHMM2.0):106-124), translating into MQTEASVRYHCAHIRDRVAQHLVARLQKLGDPEIYQATISEYLSTVQMGRLAVVTGKTFADLTIVCPFMSTYLKEDVVAREQRDLAIYALSKLTLGKDILRRIMRTKLAFVPVFTPIAGVAWIGRGNRIARRKLSSFFRSRIVEKLRLRQPPSCELKWEIKDAVSMW; encoded by the exons ATGCAAACCGAAGCCTCCGTTCGTTATCATTGCGCCCACATTCGGG ATCGAGTAGCGCAACATCTCGTAGCGCGTCTGCAGAAGCTCGGAGACCCAGAGATATACCAGGCCACCATCAGCGAGTATCTCAGTACGGTGCAGATGGGGCGACTCGCCGTGGTCACAGGCAAGACGTTCGCAGATCTGACAATAGTTTGTCCCTTCATGTCTACGTATCTGAAAGAAGATGTTGTCGCGAGGGAGCAACGTGACCTAGCCATCTACGCACTAT CGAAGCTTACACTAGGAAAAGACATCCTACGCCGCATCATGCGGACGAAGCTCGCTTTCGTACCAGTTTTTACTCCAATTGCTGGAGTTGCCTGGATCGGAAGGGGCAACCGCATTGCTAGGCGGAAACTAAGCTCCTTCTTCCGAAGCAGAATAGTTGAAAaactgcgtcttcgtcaacCGCCTTCATGTGAGTTGAAGTGGGAGATAAAGGACGCCGTCTCAATGTGGTAG
- a CDS encoding DEAD/DEAH box helicase domain-containing protein (encoded by transcript TGME49_309570) encodes MAPETAKSRFSREEGAAARPSKRRKRSEEASEETDTPETVEAQSAKKRRQATTEAGKPSATVSGSSSRSAASKKTRCRDDSDDLLKAEPSSSKEENDEQDGDSDAESGRPASDSGLLSDYNLSKTSLKSLQKRGITRLLPVQQAAYRHVFAGRDFVGRARTGTGKTIAFALPLVERVCASLPQPGNSKEKPRIVTLLPTRELAQQVQEEFETLLGGRLASVCLYGGAPEYPQLQKLRSGVSVIVACPGRFKDFMDRGEIAGKQLEAVVLDEADRMLEMGFREDVEEILQWTRKEREEGEAEKTSSLQMLLFTATLPKWALTLADRFMRKDRVVVDVVKLQQTTETALCAEKKQGTIEHLVVFCAWQSRAQVLGDLLALYTPPGLASSVIIFAETKQEVNSIAVASNIRHLCAPLHGDIPQNQREATLNAFKKGKFVCLVATDVAARGLHVDDLSLVIQISPPRDVDTYIHRAGRTGRAGRRGICITLAKLADVPFLRRIELDGGFLFRRVGTPQPRAVRRQLLLQHIEKLQEWGGEKETESRDKETERELKKAVRRLLETVPAEKALLRCLSELMRVTEQTKGRGPSGKDADDEKGGGNGGAQSQILSCLNGRDGFKTFHLEMTRMREPLRGCGYLWRALKDAYQGREEHELIEKIQCMTLCEDAKGAVFDIQEEDLPRFNAKILKPLRDVEGKKGRAAKIEEVEGKEESGSSRRAGRTFAFTIEEVEELPPLQDALAALRADENANGSAYDSRNPNHVSGRRGRDGDRGRGGDRGRGGDRGRGGDRGRGGDRGRGRGGAGDSGRGRGGFVGGRGGDRGGRGGVARGRGAGGFVAGRGRA; translated from the coding sequence ATGGCGCCCGAGACTGCGAAaagtcgtttctctcgcgaggAGGGGGCTGCCGCGCGACCGTCGAAGCGGAGGAAACGCTCTGAAGAGGCTTCAGAGGAAACGGACACACCGGAGACTGTCGAGGCGCAGtccgcgaagaagcgcagacAGGCGACGACCGAAGCCGGTAAGCCGAGTGCGACTGTCTCCGGTTCGTCCTCCAGGTCTGCCGCGTCTAAGAAGACGCGGTGTCGAGACGACTCGGACGACCTGTTGAAGGCTGAACCGAGTTCTTCCAAGGAGGAAAACGATGAGCAGgatggagacagcgacgcggaGTCCGGCCGGCCGGCGTCCGATTCTGGGCTCCTCTCGGACTACAACTTGTCGAAGACTTCCCTgaagtctctgcagaagcgaGGCATCACTCGCTTACTTCCTGTCCAACAGGCCGCGTACAGGCACGTGTTCGCGGGTCGCGACTTCGTCGGTCGCGCGCGGACGGGGACGGGGAAGACCATTGCCTTCGCTCTGCCACTCGTGGAGAGAGTTTGCGCGTCGCTGCCTCAGCCTGGGAactcgaaggagaagccgaggatCGTGACCCTTTTGCCGACTCGCGAGCTCGCCCAACAAGTTCAGGAGGAGTTCGAGACGCTGCTCGGCGGCCGCCTGGCTTCCGTCTGTCTGTACGGCGGCGCGCCGGAGTAtccgcagctgcagaagctgcGCAGCGGCGTGTCAGTGATTGTGGCATGCCCGGGTCGCTTCAAAGACTTCATGGACCGGGGGGAGATTGCGGGCAAGCAGTTGGAGGCCGTGGTGctcgacgaagcagacaggaTGCTCGAGATGGGATTTCGCGAGGACGTCGAGGAGATTCTTCAGTGGACTAGgaaggagcgagaggaggggGAGGCGGAAAAGACGTCGTCTCTCCAGATGCTTCTCTTCACCGCGACACTGCCCAAGTGGGCACTGACGCTCGCGGATAGGTTCATGCGCAAGGACCGCGTCGTGGTGGATGTCGTGAAGCTTCAACAAACGACAGAGACTGCGTTGTgtgcggagaagaagcaggggaCCATCGAGCACCTGGTCGTCTTTTGCGCGTGGCAGTCTCGCGCTCAGGTTCTCGGCGATTTGCTCGCGCTGTACACGCCTCCGGGCCTGGCGTCTTCCGTGATCATCTTCGCAGAAACCAAGCAGGAAGTGAACTCGATCGCCGTCGCCTCGAATATCCGTCATCTGTGTGCGCCCCTCCACGGAGACATTCCCCAGAACCAGCGCGAAGCGACGCTGAACGCATTCAAGAAGGGCAAGTTCGTCTGTCTCGTGGCGACAGACGTAGCGGCCCGCGGCCTGCATGTCGACGACTTGTCGCTGGTCATTCAGATCTCCCCGCCGCGCGACGTCGACACGTACATCCACCGCGCTGGCCGGACGGGGCGCGCCGGACGCAGAGGGATTTGCATCACGCTCGCGAAGCTGGCAGATGTTCCCTTTCTCCGCCGCATCGAATTGGACGGTggcttcctcttccgccgcGTAGGCACACCCCAGCCGCGCGCGGTGAGGCGCCAACTGTTGCTGCAACACATCGAGAAGCTGCAGGAGtggggaggcgagaaagagaccgaGAGCAGGGACAAGGAGACGGAGCGCGAACTCAAGAAGGCGGTGCGGAGGCTGTTGGAGACAGTGccagcagagaaggcgctTCTGCGCTGTCTCAGCGAACTGATGCGCGTGACGGAGCAGACGAAAGGGCGCGGCCCGAGCGGGAAGGACGCGGACGACGAAAAGGGTGGGGGCAACGGGGGGGCGCAGAGTCAGATTCTATCGTGTCTGAACGGCCGAGATGGCTTCAAAACCTTCCACTTGGAGATGacgcgcatgcgcgagcCGCTCCGCGGGTGCGGCTATCTGTGGCGGGCGCTGAAGGACGCGTACCAGGGCCGCGAAGAACACGAGTTGATTGAAAAAATCCAGTGCATGACTTTGTGTGAAGACGCCAAGGGCGCCGTCTTCGACATCCAAGAGGAGGACTTGCCGCGCTTCAATGCCAAGATCTTGAAGCCCCTCCGAGACGTGGAGggaaagaaaggcagagcTGCAAAAATCGAAGAGGTCGAGggcaaagaggagagcggaAGTTCTCGGCGTGCAGGGAGGACCTTCGCCTTCACCAttgaagaagtcgaagaactGCCTCCTCTTCAGGACGCCCTTGCAGCTCTCAGAGCCgacgaaaacgcaaacgGCAGCGCGTACGACAGCAGAAACCCCAACCACGTTTCAGGCAGAcgcggcagagacggagacagagggcgcggaggagacagagggcgcggaggagacagagggcgcggaggagacagagggcgaggcggagacagaggacggGGCCGTGGCGGggcaggagacagtggaagaggacgaggagggtTTGTCGGAGGccgaggcggagacagaggggggCGAGGAGGTGTTGCtcgagggagaggcgcgggGGGATTTGTTGCAGGTCGAGGGAGAGCGTGA
- a CDS encoding hypothetical protein (encoded by transcript TGME49_309550) → MQRSSDVPEHTDKKLNEPLPNWHLRNRRLASSDASRTTAESGTIGSRAEKWQNRLPPSYQLKQMQTVLKQMQVLETDPKKVAPPSLRMEPSRGSHEGATAQFDANKYLFRPDETVHTNVATEDTRFQTTVLPKTRNTLDTPEEDEYLGSLPFVLPLYSSNFAAETPYMNTSQLLLTEEPPLPALTRYYTQLGNITTLYPLIHNVTPPIDETIGIDTVTTFLQSVLDEDMRNRIVAATPPRVFGRVEELFWGTAVRFWRAWVDSWRDLKENPPRGWGWKREEAEGYRNIYNEFASWAYDAPFSLYDMLFNATILYSFPILQTRGDAIARRDEVLARDMEKQAIFYAPIFYSSMSIMQVGNENDMTKERHVGEA, encoded by the coding sequence ATGCAGCGCTCATCAGATGTGCCAGAACACACTGACAAGAAATTGAATGAACCTCTCCCTAATTGGCATCTTCGGAACCGGCGGCTTGCGTCGTCGGATGCAAGCCGCACGACTGCTGAATCTGGAACAATCGGCTCTCGGGCCGAAAAATGGCAAAATCGACTGCCACCATCGTATCAATTGAAGCAGATGCAAACTGTGCTGAAGCAGATGCAAGTTCTAGAGACGGATCCGAAGAAGGTTGCTCCGCCTTCTTTACGTATGGAACCGTCTCGAGGTTCACACGAAGGCGCTACCGCCCAGTTTGATGCCAACAAATATTTATTTCGACCCGACGAAACAGTCCACACCAATGTGGCAACAGAAGATACGCGCTTCCAGACGACAGTGCTCCCGAAAACGCGAAACACCTTGGACACCCCTGAGGAGGATGAGTATCTGGGTTCCCTTCCGTTTGTCCTGCCTCTTTATAGCTCCAATTTCGCTGCCGAAACTCCTTACATGAACACCAGTCAACTGCTGCTGACAGAAGAACCGCCTTTGCCGGCTCTGACACGCTATTACACCCAGCTGGGCAATATTACTACGCTGTATCCGTTAATTCACAATGTGACTCCGCCCATCGATGAGACCATTGGTATCGACACAGTTACTACTTTTCTTCAGTCGGTCTTGGACGAGGACATGCGAAACCGGATTGTTGCTGCAACTCCGCCGAGAGTCTTCGGCAGAGTGGAGGAGCTATTCTGGGGAACGGCTGTGCGATTTTGGAGGGCGTGGGTAGATTCGTGGAGGGACCTCAAGGAGAATCCACCTCGCGGATGGGGttggaaacgagaagaggcagaaggtTACCGAAACATTTACAATGAGTTTGCTTCCTGGGCGTATGACGCTCCATTCTCCCTATATGACATGCTTTTCAACGCTACGATTTTATACTCGTTTCCCATTTTGCAAACTCGAGGAGATGCAATCGCGCGTCGGGATGAGGTGTTGGCTCGCGATATGGAGAAACAAGCTATTTTCTATGCCCCAATTTTCTACAGTTCAATGAGTATCATGCAGGTAGGTAATGAAAATGACATGACTAAGGAGCGACATGTGGGTGAAGCATGA